A genomic region of Deinococcus aestuarii contains the following coding sequences:
- a CDS encoding DUF4396 domain-containing protein: protein MTPAATGWATIDVILAVWFGLTALSAAYVAWDAFTRNPEMKVMKWGWLLVTFYTGPVGAALYILSCQEPAPGTHETFVQPLWKQSVGSSIHCLAGDATGIIVAAAITMTLGLPMWLDVISEYVFGFLFGLLIFQALFMRDMLGGSYLRAMRRSFLPEWVSMNAVMAGMVPVMVILMSRDMTAMEPTSLRFWGVMSLATLVGFAVAYPVNVWLVASGLKHGMGTVRALGRGGHDLAAEERLIERTTGEVPAPNASTAHHSMKGM, encoded by the coding sequence ATGACTCCCGCCGCGACCGGTTGGGCGACCATCGACGTCATCCTCGCGGTGTGGTTTGGCCTGACCGCGCTGTCGGCGGCCTATGTTGCCTGGGACGCCTTCACCCGCAACCCGGAGATGAAGGTCATGAAGTGGGGCTGGCTGCTCGTCACCTTCTACACCGGCCCGGTGGGCGCGGCGCTCTACATCCTGTCGTGCCAGGAACCGGCTCCTGGCACCCACGAGACCTTCGTCCAGCCCCTGTGGAAGCAGAGTGTAGGCTCGAGCATCCACTGCCTAGCGGGGGACGCGACCGGCATCATCGTGGCCGCCGCGATCACGATGACCCTGGGCCTGCCGATGTGGCTGGACGTGATCAGCGAGTACGTGTTCGGCTTCCTGTTTGGGCTGCTGATCTTCCAGGCGCTCTTTATGCGGGACATGCTGGGCGGCTCGTACCTGCGGGCGATGCGGCGCTCGTTCCTGCCGGAGTGGGTCTCGATGAACGCGGTGATGGCGGGCATGGTGCCGGTGATGGTGATCCTGATGAGCCGCGACATGACGGCGATGGAACCCACCTCGCTGCGCTTCTGGGGGGTGATGTCCCTGGCGACCCTGGTGGGCTTCGCCGTGGCCTACCCGGTCAACGTCTGGCTGGTGGCGAGCGGCCTCAAGCACGGCATGGGCACGGTGCGGGCCCTGGGTCGGGGCGGACACGACCTCGCCGCCGAGGAGCGCCTGATTGAGCGCACCACCGGTGAGGTGCCCGCGCCCAACGCCTCCACCGCCCACCATTCCATGAAAGGCATGTGA
- a CDS encoding ArsR/SmtB family transcription factor: MHRHAIPSRAHPEDLSRVTEVFKALSEPLRVQLLLLLRDGERNVGQLVEALGVPQSTVSRHLALLRSAELVRTRRETTSVYYHLADGHVARLLQEAFSHAQHERLGLPDHPGTETVNGSVQ, from the coding sequence ATGCACCGCCATGCCATTCCCAGCCGGGCCCACCCGGAGGACCTGAGCCGGGTCACCGAAGTCTTCAAGGCCCTGTCCGAACCCCTGCGGGTCCAACTGCTGCTGCTGCTCAGGGACGGCGAGCGCAATGTCGGCCAGCTTGTCGAGGCCCTGGGCGTCCCCCAGAGCACCGTCAGCCGCCACCTCGCCCTCTTGCGGAGCGCCGAGCTGGTCAGGACCCGCCGCGAGACGACCAGCGTGTACTACCACCTCGCCGACGGGCACGTCGCCCGGCTCTTGCAGGAGGCCTTCTCCCACGCCCAGCACGAACGCCTCGGCCTCCCCGACCACCCCGGCACCGAGACGGTGAATGGAAGCGTCCAGTGA